In Rissa tridactyla isolate bRisTri1 chromosome 23, bRisTri1.patW.cur.20221130, whole genome shotgun sequence, the following are encoded in one genomic region:
- the POLR3C gene encoding DNA-directed RNA polymerase III subunit RPC3 produces MTQAEIKLCSLLLQEHFGEIVEKIGTYLIRTGPQPLRMIVNGTGLVLDQVKKALCVLIQHNLVTYQLQKRGFVEYEAQCKRVLRILRYPRYIYTAKTLYNDTGELIVEELLLNGKMTMSAVVRKVADRLTETMEDGKTMDYADVSNTFVRLADTHFVQRCPLVPETPESPDAPPPPAPTLVINEKDMYVVPRLNLVGKGKRRRSCDEEEEGEPKAKKQKQDGESSEPPPDDGIYWQVNIDRFHQHFRDQGIVSAVANRMDQTSSEIVRTMLRMSEVTTSSSAPYTQPLSSNEIFRSLPAGYNIVKQVLDQYLTLLADDPLEFVGKSGDSGGGMYTVNLHKALASLATATLESIVEERFGSRCARIFRLLLRKKHLEQKQVEDFAMIPAKEAKDMLYKMLSENFVSLQEIPKTPDHAPSRTFYLYTVNVPSSARMLLHRCYKSVANLMERRQYETKENKRLLEKSQRVEAILASMQATGAEEAQLQEIEEMITAPERQQLENLKRNVNKIDASENQVDETIFVLESFIESTVKKP; encoded by the exons ATGACTCAGGCGGAAATAAAGCTGTGTTCCCTCCTGCTGCAAGAACATTTTGGGGAGATCGTGGAGAAGATAGGGACTTATCTTATCAGGACGGGGCCCCAGCCGCTGCGGATGATCGTCAATGGCACGGGGCTGGTGCTGGATCAG GTTAAGAAAGCCCTTTGCGTCCTCATCCAACACAACCTGGTGACGTACCAGCTGCAGAAGCGAGGTTTCGTGGAGTACGAGGCCCAGTGCAAGCGGGTCCTGAGGATCCTCCGCTACCCACGTTACATCTACACCGCCAAGACCCTCTACAATGACACGGGCGAGCTCATCGTGGAGGAGCTGCTCCTCAACGGCAAGATGACGATGAGCGCGGTGGTGAGGAAGGTGGCGGACAGGCTGACCGAGACCATGGAAG aCGGGAAGACCATGGATTACGCCGACGTCTCCAACACGTTTGTGCGCCTGGCGGACACCCACTTTGTGCAGAGGTGCCCGCTGGTCCCCGAAACCCCCGAGAGCCCCGATGCGCCGCCTCCCCCTGCGCCCACGTTGGTGATCAACGAGAAGGACATGTACGTCGTGCCCAGGCTGAACCTCGTAG GGAAAGGGAAGCGGAGACGATCGTGcgacgaggaagaggagggtgaacCCAAGGctaaaaagcagaagcaagatGGAGAAAGCTCAGAG CCTCCACCGGACGATGGCATTTACTGGCAAGTCAACATTGACCGGTTCCACCAGCATTTTCGAGACCAGGGGATCGTCAGTGCCGTGGCCAACCGCATGGATCAG ACCAGCAGCGAAATAGTGCGGACGATGCTGCGAATGAGCGAAGTCACCACGTCCTCCAGCGCGCCCTACACCCAGCCGCTCTCTTCCAACGAG ATATTCAGATCTCTTCCAGCTGGATACAACATTGTGAAGCAAGTTTTAGACCAGTATCTCACCTTGTTAGCAGACGACCCG CTCGAGTTCGTGGGTAAATCCGGCGACAGCGGCGGGGGCATGTACACCGTCA ATCTTCACAAGGCCCTGGCGTCGCTGGCAACGGCAACGCTGGAGTCCATCGTGGAGGAGAG ATTTGGTTCCCGCTGCGCCAGGATATTCCGCTTGCTCCTGCGAAAGAAGCATTTGGAGCAGAAGCAAGTGGAGGATTTTGCCATGATCCCGGCCAAGGAAGCCAAGGACATGCTCTACAAAATGCTCTCGGAGAATTTCGTCTCCCTGCAG GAGATCCCCAAGACTCCCGACCACGCGCCGTCCCGCACCTTCTACCTGTACACGGTGAACGTCCCGTCCTCTGCGCGGATGCTCCTGCACAGGTGCTACAAG agcGTGGCCAACCTGATGGAACGGCGCCAGTACGAGACCAAGGAGAACAA GAGGCTGCTGGAGAAGTCGCAGCGGGTGGAAGCCATCCTGGCATCTATGCAGGCCACTGGTGCCGAGGAGGCGCAGCTGCAGGAGATCGAGGAGATGATCACGGCCCCCGAGCGCCAGCAGCTGGAGAACCTCAAACGCAACGTCAACAA GATCGACGCCAGTGAGAACCAGGTGGACGAGACCATCTTTGTGCTGGAGTCCTTCATTGAGAGCACCGTGAAGAAGCCCtga
- the RNF115 gene encoding E3 ubiquitin-protein ligase RNF115: MAEASAAAAAAVSQHRFFCHSCKGEVSPKLPEYTCPRCESGFIEEVTDDSSFLDGSGIDDGPSTQFAELWDHLDHTMFFPDLRPFLSSSSLDQDSRDNERGHQAHADLWGPSRPPRLPMTRRYRSRGSSRPDRSPAIEGIIQQIFAGFFANSAIPGSQHPFSWSGMLHSNPGDYAWGQSGLDAIVTQVRPTWKTRDPPPADKEKILSLPTVTVTQEQVDTGLECPVCKEDYAVAEQVRQLPCNHFFHSNCIVPWLELHDTCPVCRKSLKGEDSTRQTQNPEASASNGFSSESQLHDRWTF, from the exons ATGGCGGAGGCctcggcagcggcggcggccgccgtgTCCCAGCACCGCTTCTTCTGCCACAGCTGCAAGGGGGAGGTCAGCCCCAAGCTGCCG GAGTACACTTGCCCGAGATGTGAATCCGGCTTTATCGAAGAAGTCACGGATGATTCCAG ttttctagATGGCAGCGGCATCGACGACGGCCCATCCACACAGTTTGCAGAG ctttgggACCATTTGGACCACACGATGTTCTTTCCCGACCTCAGACCCTTTCTGAGTAGCAGCTCACTGGATCAAGACAGCAGGGACAATGAGAGGGGCCACCAAGCTCACGCCGACCTCTGGGGACCAAGCCGACCCCCGCGATTGCCCATGACGCGAAGGTACCGATCCCGGGGCAGCTCGCGCCCCGACAGGTCTCCTGCTATCGAAGG AATAATACAGCAGATCTTTGCGGGGTTTTTTGCAAACTCGGCGATTCCTGGCTCACAACACCCTTTTTCCTG GAGTGGGATGCTGCACTCCAATCCCGGGGACTATGCGTGGGGACAGAGCGGCCTTGATGCTATTGTCACCCAGGTAAGACCCAC CTGGAAAACACGGGACCCGCCGCCGGCTGACAAAGAGAAGATCTTGTCTCTCCCGACGGTGACAGTAACTCAGGAACAAGTCG ATACGGGTTTGGAGTGTCCGGTGTGCAAAGAGGACTACGCGGTAGCGGAGCAGGTTCGGCAGTTACCTTGCAATCACTTCTTCCACAGCAACTGCATCGTGCCCTGGTTAGAGCTG CACGACACGTGTCCCGTCTGCAGGAAGAGCTTAAAAGGGGAAGATTCGACTCGGCAAACGCAAAACCCCGAGGCCTCGGCGAGCAACGGCTTCAGCAGCGAAAGCCAACTACACGATCGATGGACTTTCTGA